Sequence from the Gemmatimonadaceae bacterium genome:
GCGTGGAGCTCAAAACATGGCCCAGTGTCACCCATCATCCCGGTCTCGGTGTCACCCATCATCCCGGTCTGAACAGATTGGAGACTCGAGACGGGACGCGGCACGTCTCCCGGCTCACCGCTCGATGCTCACCGCTCGGTTCTCAGTTCTCAAGGGCCACCCCCGCCAACTCCCCTACCAATCCGTCGGCACGTAATCCTTCAAAAACTGCCCCCACCGATGCACGCCGGTGTTCATGCCGTCGATGATCGGATCGACGATGCGCGCTGCGCCATCCACGATGTCGAGTGGCGGATGAAAGCGATGGTTCGCCACCTTGCGCGCCGCCAGCTCCGCCACGTCTTCATCGGTCACCCAGCCGGTATCCACGCTGTTCATGTGGATGCCGTCCTGCTGGTAATCGGCGGCCGACGTGCGCGTCATCATGTTGAGCGCCGCCTTCGCCATGTTCGTGTGCGGGTGGCGCGTCGTCTTGTTGTTGCGATAGAACTGCCCTTCCATCGCCGACACGTTCACGATGTGCTTGTCGCGATTGGGCGTGCGCAACATCAGCGGCTTGAGGCGCGCATTGATGATGAACGGCGCGATGGCATTCACGAGCTGCACTTCGAGCAATTCCACGCTCGAGACCTCCGCCAGCAGCAGTCGCCACGAATTGCGATCGCGCAGATCCACCTGCTGGAGATCCTGGTCGAGCTGCCCCACGGGAAAGAGTGCCGGCGACGTGAGCTCGTCTTCCGGCAGCAGCGGGACCTGCGACAAGGCCGCCGCCTGCGACATGCCGATCGCCCGCGGCTCCACGGCGGCGGGGACCACGGCCGTCGGGGCCAGCGCGCGCACGACATCCGGCAGGCTCGCGATCGGCGCCCGCTCCCCCTCCATCAAGTGCGCATAGAACGCCGGTGGACGCCGTACGGTCTGGCAGGCGTTGTTGATGATCCCGTCGAGTCGCGATTCCTGTTGCAGCAGCAGCTGACAGAACGCTTCCACGCTGGGCGTGTGGCGCAAGTCGAGGCCAAAGATCTCGAGCCGATCGCGCCACACCGCGAAGTCGGGCTCGGCCGCATAGCGCTGTGCCGAATCGCGCGGGAAGCGTGACGTCACCAGCAGGCGCGCGCCGGCGCGCAGGAGCTTGAGCCCCGCCTGATAGCCGATCTTGACCCGGCCACCGGTGAGCAGGAAGGTGCGCCCGCGCAGATCGGCCAGTTCGGTGCGCTTGGCGTAGTTGAAGTCACCGCACGGGATGCACATCTGATCGTAGAAGTGATGCACCGTGGTGAACTTCTGCTTGCAGATGTAGCAGTGCTGCGGCACGACCGCATCGCCCCGCGACACGCGCACTTCGTCCGCGGGCGCCACATCGATGACCGTCGCCTGCCCCGGCAACGCGGCGGTCGGCGGCGGCTCCGGCGGATACACATTCGGCGTCGTGAACACCGGCTTGCGCCGCAGTTCACGAATGCCGGTCTGATTGAGCACCTGATCGTCTTTCGCCGCGGCCGCCGCTTTGCGCTCGCGCGTGGCGGCTTTCACCATCGACCGACGGGCCTTGGGATCCGGGTGAAACACCTCGGCGACGACCTCCAGGAACGCATGGCGATCCTCGGCGGGCACGCCCACCAGCAGCGCCCGCTGTTCGGCGATGCGCGTGAGGAACGCCGTCACCTCGCGGAGTTGCGCGGCAAATTCCGGCCCGGCGGGCGCAGGCAACGGGTCGGGGGCGCCGTCGGTATGCGGCGTCAGGTCAGAAGCAGTCACCCCGCAATGTATGCTGCCCGGGGCCGCCGGTGGCATGGGCCACCGGCGGCATGGGCGACCCGGCTAGCGCGCCCCCGCGCGGCAGAGGCGCAGCGCCGTACAGACGCGCCGGAGGGGTGACCCCTCCTCTTCCTCTTCCTCGCGGTCGTCGTCGTCCACATCCACCGCGAGCGGGAAGAAGAGCGACTGCTTCACCGTGGGATAGGGCGTGCGCCACCCCTTCACCTCGCCCCACAGAATGCGATTGAGCTTCTCGGTCGGCGCCGCATCGGGCTCCCGGAAGTTCATGCGCGCACTCGCCACCGCCGCCGCCTTGCGCGCCGCGGCGTCGGGCCCGGTGATCTCACCCGTCCGCACGTTCGTCTCGAAGAGCGACTGCTGCGGCGTGATCGCCGTGTACGGCGTGAAGTCGGGCGACTCGTTGGGCCCGAGGAAACTGTTCCGCATGTCCGTCGCGACCAGATCGAACATGCTCATCGCCGGCAGCCCCAGCATGAGCTCGATGGTCTTCACCATGCTCGGCTGGCTGTAGAAGGTCGAGTCGATCGCGCGGCGCTTGGCGTACGGACTCGCGACGAGCGCCACCGTGCGGTGCCCATCGATATGATCGACGCCATTCTGGGCATCGTCTTCGACCACCAGAATGGCCATCGACTTCCAGAACGACGAGTGGCTGAGCCCCTCCACGATCTTGCCCAACCCGAGATCATTATCGGCGACGCACGCGGCCGGCGTGCACCAGCCGGCGCTCGTGCCTTCGGTGTGGTCGTTGGGCAAGATGATCAGCGTGAGATGCGGCATGGCCTTCGCCGCCTCCCACTCCTTGAGATGCTCGAGCACGACATCAGCCTTCATCACATCGGGCACATCCTGCGTCCAGCCTGGATACTCGCGCACGAGAATCTTGTCGAGACTCGGGATCTCGCTGCGCGTGTTGTACATCCCCTTGAGCGTGGTGCGCACCCAGGGGGCGCTGTAGACCGCCGGGTCGCGATACTTGGCCATGAGCCCCGTCCGCACGCCCGGGCCCTTGTCTGGCGGCGCGGGCGCGTATTCACCAAAGCTCACCACCCGCTTTCCCTTGGCCGCCGCACTTTCCCAGAGGAAGCCGCCCGCCGAGTACGTGAGCGGATCGTTCCCCTCGCTCGGATAGCTGCGCCCCGTGTAGAGTGGCCACATGGGATACGCGGTTTCGTTCGCTTGCGTGAGCCAGTTGTGACCATCGGCGGAGTTGCCGCCGGAGGCGAAGAAGTGATCGAGCAGCACGAACTGCTCACTCAGTGCATGCGCATTCGGCGTGACCGCACGCCCGAACATGGTGAGTGACGAATCACTGGCGCCCTTGCCGATGTCTCCCAGCACCTGATCGTAGGTGCGGTTCTCGCGGATGATGTACACGACGTGCTGAATGGGGCTCGGTTCACCCGGCCGCTCGGGCACCGGGCGCGCGACCACATTGGCACGCGGCACGAGACTCGGTGCCGCCGGCCCCGTCGCCAGATGCAACCCGTTGTTCTGGGCCACGCTCGTGGTGTACGCCGAAAGCGTCGCATCGTCGGGCATGTCGATCACGTTCACCGAGCCGCGCTCGGCGAACACATACCGCGCCGTCTTGCCCAACGTGCGCCCGGTGCCGGCGCCCACACCAAAGAGCGTCCCAACGGCCAGCGTCCTGCCATCGGCACTCACATCCACGCTGCTCGGATACCAGCCCGTAGGGATGAGTCCGCGCAGCACCGCCCCGCTCGGCAGGGCCGCGCGCACATCGTAGAGCGCCGCCGCGTTCACACCACCCAGCGTCACCACGAGTGTATGACCATCGGGTGTCAGCGCGAGCGCGGTGGGCGCGAGCCCGATGCGTCGCTCGCGAAAGGGCGCCACCGCGATGTGACCCGCCAGTACGTTCGCGCGCGTGTCGATCACCGACACCGAGTCACTGTTGCCGTTGGCCACGTAGAGCCGCTGCCGTGCCTGGTCCCACACGATGCCCGTTGGATGCGCGCCGACGGTGATGCGATGCGTCACCTTGCCGGTCGCGACCTCGATACGCTCCACGGTGCCGGGGAGGGCGATCCCGCGTGCGTTGACGCGCACCGGCTCGGCGGCCGGATCGCAACACTGCGTGGCGCTGCGCGCGCCGGGCTCCGGACGCGGGCCGCCGAACACGGTGACCCAGGCGGTCTCGCCGTCGGGGGAAATCACCGATGCCACCGGCAACACGCCGAGCGGCACCGTACGCACGCGCTGCTTGGAGTCGGCGTCGAGCACAAGCAGCTTGTCGTCGGCGGGCATGGGCAGCACGGCGTAGCGATGGCCGTCGGCGCTCGCGCGTGCGGCAATCGCCGGTCCGCCAGCCAGGAAGTCGCCCAGCGGTCCCGACTCCTTCACGATCCTGGCGCTGCTGTCGTTCGTGTAGCCCACGAACTGCACCACCGACTTGGCGCGCGAGAGCGGCGGTCCGCCCGGCACGCGGCTCGCCGCCACATCCGCCGGCAAGCGCCCCACACTGGAGAGCGCCACCTGTTTGGTGACCGGGTCGATGACGAGGCCGTGCACGCCCGGGCGTCCGTTGAACTGCACCTCGGTGAGCACCCGGTTGTCTCGCCAGGCCAGGCGCCACGCGTTGCCCGGCACGGCGGCCCACAGTTCGCCGGGGGCGGCGCCGAAGCGCACGCTGTGCACGCGGCCCACAAACACGCTTTGCACACCCGCGGGCGTCACCCGTTGCCCAACCGCCATCGCGCCGGGATCGGCGATGTCGCGCTTGGGGGGCTGGGTCGCGGCGGTTTGGAGGAGCACCGTCAACAGGGCAATCACGAAATCGTCCGGGGCAAAGGGATCCCAGACGCTACCGCCATCCGGCGGTGGTTGACAAGCAACAACTCGGTGACGGCGCCCCGGACTCAGACCTGCGGAATCACCACCGTGAACATCGTGCCGACGCGGAGCGTGGATTCGACGCCGATCGCCCCGCCGGCTGCCCGCACCACCGACTTGACCGTCGCGAGCCCCAGCCCCGTGCCGCGATCGCCCTTGGTGCTGAAATACGGCTCGAAGATCCGCTCGAGGTCGCCAGCGGCGATGCCGCTGCCGGTATCCCGCACCTCCAGTGCGACCAGGCGCCCCATCTGCGGCTGCTCCGGCTGGTCAATGAGCACGGCCGGTGCAAAGGCGTCGGCCGCCATCGTGCGCACCGCGACATCGATGCGCCCGCCTACCTGCATCGCATCGCGCGCATTCACCACCAGATTGAGCACGATCTGCTCGAACTGGCTCACGTCCATGCGGACCGCCGTGCGCGCATCGTGCACTTCCACCGCCAGCGTCATCGACGGACCAATCAGGCGACGCAGCATCGGTTCCATCGTGCGCACCTGATCGCCCACCGAGAACACGGTGATCTCCGGCGGGCGGAGTCGCGCAAAGAGCGCGAGCTGCTTCGTGAGACCCGCCGCGCGATCGACCGCATCCGACGCCCACTGCAGGTGCTCATCGGCCTCCGGCTTGGCCGCACTCACGCGCGCGGCCTGCACACCACCGGAGATGGCGGTGAGCAGATTGGCAAAGTCGTGCGCAATCCCACCGGCCATCTGCCCCAGGCTCTCCATGCGCTGGGTACGCGCCAGGCGCATTTCGGCCACGCGCATGCGCTCAGCCTGTGCCTGCACCGCGTCACGCTCCTCGAGCATGAGCGCCGCCAACAGCGCCACACCATTGAGGGCGTTCGTGGCAACCTGAATGACCGTCACCGTCTGCGTCGCGATGACGAAGCCGGTGAAGGACGCCAGCGACGCGGTGATTCCCACGAACTGCCGGAACACCATCGCCGCAAAGGCGATGGCAACCAGTTGCAGCGCACGCCGTCCCACGGCGCTGCGCCGACTCATCTGCCACGCGTCCCACGCGCAGGCCAGGAAGATCAGGAGCAGCAGCGGGCGCGGCGCGGCGGTCTTGAACAGCACCTCGGCCGCCCCGGTGAACGGCAGCTTCGGGAACAGCAGCACGACGGCGGTCGACAACGCCGACAGCAAGACAATCGGAAGCGCAATGCCGCTCGTGGAGAACGGCTCCCCAGCGAGCGCCCGCACGGCCCGCCGGGCGAACATCCACGTCGCCGCGACCGAGGACATCGCCACGGCCAGCTCGACATCGTGCAGAACGGCCGACCCGTTGGTGAGCAGGTTCATGACCGACAACGCACTGCTCACGGTCGCGAGCGACAGGCAGCTGTACACCAGCGCCACCCCGCGCATGCCGGGGCGGCCCAGAAACACCGCCGAGCAGATGATCGCCAGCAGGAACGGCCCCTGCAGCGCGAAGACCAGTTCGTACCCCGCCGCCTGCGCCTGCAGGACATCGCGAGGCGACGGGATGGCGTTCACGAGCGCGGCGAGGGTCGGCAGCGGCGGGAGCATGTCCGAATATTACGTGGAGTACACGTTCACCACGATCACCCCGTCGATTCGTGGTCCTCAGGACTTGGAATGCGGGATTCGCGCTGACGCCGCAGCAGCGCCCCTCCGGCGACCGCGAGGGCGAGCAGACCGTAGGCCGCCAGTGCCGCGATCACGCTGATCACAATCTCGAACGGCCAGAGGTTGTGCGAGGTTGGGTCGCGGGTCGTGTCCCACGCAATAACCGCGATCTGGGCCACGATCAGGAGCGGCGGAACGAGCGAGAGGACCCGCCAAATCCCCGACCATGAGCGCAGATACCGCAGCTGCAGCCGCACCACCCACACCATGGCCCCCACCACGAGCAGCGCCAGCAGTTGAATCATCGCGCGGCTCTGCCCGGCACCGGCGGTCGAACCGGCCCCCGTAGCGCCCGTCCCGGGGTCACCCCGTCGAGCGCGCGTCCATCGCGCACCACCGGCACTCCGTTCACGAGCACGTGCCGCATCCCCACCGGCGGCAGCGACGGCTCCCGATAGGTGCTCTGATCCCGCACCGTCGCCGGATCGAAGAGCGTAAGATCGGCGTCGGCCCCCACCGCGATGCGCCCCTTGCGCCGCATGGCCGGCACCCGCGCTTCGAGCCGCTGCGCCGGCATGACCGTCATCTTGCGCAGCGCCTCCATGAGCGGCATCACCTGCTGCTCACGCACATAGCGCCCGAGAATGCGGGAGTAGGTCCCCGTCGTCCGTGGATGCCCCGTGCCGTCCTGCCAGTATGCATCGCTGCCGATCATCGTGAGCGGGCTCGTGATGGCCGCAATCACCATCGGCTCGGTGTTGCGATGAATCACCACCGGGCCACCGATCGCGGTGTACTTGGCAAAGAGGGCGCGGTTGAGCCGCTCACCGGTGCGCGGCCACTCCATCGCCTGCAATACCGAGTCCGGAGCATCGCGATTGCTGTCCTGGATGGTAGCGGACTGAATCTCCGTCATCCCCGCCGTATACGGATACGCTTCGGTGGTGACATCCATCCCCGCTTTGCGCGCGTCGGCGATCATCGTGAGCATCGCCGGTGTTTCGGCGTAGCCCGCGCTGTTGATGTGCACCACATGCAGCGACGCGTGGGCGCCGCGCGCCAAGGCGAGCGCTTCACTGAGCCCTTTCACACCGTTGCGCGTGTGCACATGCACCGGCACGTGATTTCTGGCCGCCACGGCGAACAGCGCCTGCAACTCAGCGGGCGTCGCCGCCGGCGTGTAGGTGAAGCCCGCCCCGATATCCACCCCGCCCTCGTCGAGGCCGCGCTGCACCCGCGCCATGATGCGCGCCACTTCGGCGTCATTCGCCACGCGGTAGGCCCCCGGTCCCGTGGGCATCACGAGCCCGGAGTCGCCGAGTTCCACCATGCGCGCTTTCATGTGCCCGATCGACACGCCGTAGTTGATGCGCTGCCCGGGCGCGCGCGCCGCGTACCACTGCGCCACATCGGCCGTGCCCACCTCGAGTTCGAACGACGAGGTCACGCCATCGAGCGCCTGAAAGCGATACGTCTCGGCGGTCTGCCCGTGCGCGTGTACGTCGATGAAGCCGGGCGCGATGACGAGGCCGGTGGCGTCGATCGTGTCCCGGCCGCGAATGGGGGCCGCGGTCACCGCCGCAATGCGGCCGCGGCGGATCCCCACGTTCCGCAGGGCCGAAAGGCCGCTCGCGGGGTCCATCACGGTCCCGTGCAGGATCACACGGTCGTAGGGGGCGGCCTGCGCGGCCGTGCCGCGCGCGAAGCAGGTGAGTGCCAGCATCAGGCTGGCCAGAGCACGGGTCCGAGACATGCCCCAAGCTACCGCGTGAGTGGCGGGCGCGGCGAGGAGGCTGCACACTCTTATCATGCGCCCCCTCCTTTGCTCTCTGGCCGGCCTCCTCACGGCCGCGCCCCTCCTGCTCGCTGCCCAGCAGGCCCCCGCCCCTGACGCCGCCATCCGTGCCGTCATGGACCGCCCCGAGTTCCGTCATGCGCTCTGGGGCGTGGCGTTCTACGACCTCGACGCGAAAAAACTGCTGGCCGGTGTGAACACCGATCGGCTCTTCACGCCCGGGTCGACCACCAAGCTGCTCACGATGGGGACCGCGCTCGAAGCGCTCGGCCCCGATCATCGCTTCCGCACGCGGATCTATCGCACGGGGCCCATCAAGGACGGCGTCCTGCTGGGCGATCTCGTGCTGCGCGCCAGCGGCGACCCCAACCTCTCCGGGCGCGTCCGCGACGGGAATCGCTACGCGTTCGTGGATCGCGATCACTCCTATGGCGGCATGCCGCTCGACAGTGATCCGCTCACCACGATCAAGGCGCTGGTCCAGCAGGTCGCCAAGGCCGGCATCCGCAAGATCAGCGGCGAAGTGATCGTGGATGCCTCGCTCTTCCCCGAAGGCGACCGGGAGCTGGGCACGCGCATCGTGCTCTCGCCCATGGTCGTGAACGACAACGTCATCGATATCGTGCTGCGCCCCGGCACGCGCGCCGGTGATCCGGTGCAGGTGGAGGTCAGCCCCAAGACGAGCTACCTCACCGTGCACGCCACGCTCACTACCGCCGATTCCGGCGCGCCGGTCGCCGTGCGGACGGTGGAAGACAGCACGAGCCCCGATCGCCGCGTGATGATCGCCACCGGCACCATCCCCCGCGGCGCACCGGTGAACGCGCGCTGGGCGGTCGCCTCGCCGCGCCGCTTTGGCGAGATCGTGCTGACCGAAGCGCTGCAGGCGGCCGGCATCAGCGCCGTGCCGCGCCTGGGGGCACGCACCAGCGATGCGCGCACCTTCGCGTCGGTCTACACGGACTCCCTGATGGTCGCCGAGCATGTGTCGCTGCCTCTCACCGCCGAAGCGGTGGTGCTGCTCAAGACCAGTCAGAATCTGCACGCGAGCAACTTCCCGCTCCTCCTGCCGGCGCTGACGCAGGCGCCCGCCGGTCGCACGGGGTTCGACATCGCGCGCGACTGGCTGCAGAAGGAAGGGCTCGACACCGATGGCGCGCAGCAGGGTGATGGCGCCGGCGGCGATGCCCTCTTCTCGCCGATGTTCATGGTGCAGTATCTCGCCATGATCGCGAAGAAGCCGTGGGCGGGCGCCTTCCATGACGCGCTCCCCATTCTCGGGCGCGACGGCACACTGGCACTCATTCAGGTCAAGTCACCGGGCGCCGGCTTCGTGCACGCCAAGACCGGCACCTACTCCAAGTACGACGCGCTCAATCGCCGGGCGCTCGTCACCGGCAAGGGGCTCGCCGGCTACGTGACGACCAGGAGCGGCCGACATCTCGCCATCGCGCTCTACGTGAACAACCTGGCCGTGAAGCAGGGTGACCCCACCGATGTGGCCGGTCAGGCGCTCGGCGAGATCGCGTCGCTGGCCTGGGAGCGGATCAAGTAGCGCCCGCAGCGACCCCGTTCACCGTGCCGCTCAACGGACCACGGTGAACGCGCGCTGTGAGGTGACCGCCGCACACCCGGCGCGCTCCATGCTGATCTCGAGGCGGTAGGCACCACTGCGCAGCGCCGAGAGATCCACCGTGAGTTCGCGCAGCAGGGTGGGGATGCGCGCCTCGATCGGCGTCACGAGATACGAGGGATTGGGCTCGGTCCACCGCATCGTAAGCCCCACGCGCGGATCGGTGCCGACGTGCAGCAAGCGCCCCATCTGCTCCATCCGTGTCTGCGTGGCGGCGCCGGCAATCCGCAGGCTGATCGTGACCGTATCGCGTTCGCGAATGCCGTAGCTCTCCCAGGCGACGCCCAGGCGCCCGGGGCGCACGAGACGCGTGCTGCCCAGGAGCCCGTCGTCAACATCAGCGGCCCCGCGCCGCTGGATGGCGGCCGCGTCGAGCAGCACGGGCGGCGACATCGCACAGCTGTTCGGCGCGAGCGGGCGCATGGCCTCGGCCGCCACGAGAAAGCGGCTGCGCAGACTGCCACCACCGGCCGGCAGCACCTCCACGCTCGCGAGCCCCGCACGTGGCGTGGTGCCGCGGAGCACCACGCGGGTGCCGCGACGGATCAGGCTCCGATCGAGGCGCAGGACCGCGTCCGCCTCCGTCGTGGGAGCGAGCAGCAGCATCGCCTCGCCCTCGGTACCCGCCGGCAGCGTGGCGCCCACAAGCAGCACCGCTGCCGAGTCGCGACGCAGCACGACGTGCTGCGGCTCCGGCAGCCGGGCCATCAGCCCGCGCGGATGCAGGAAGAACTCCCGCGGCCACCACGCCCGTTCGGCGGCCATCGGCGTATTCGTGCGCGCCGCGAGTCGTGTCGGCGCCCACGGATAGTCGGCATCGCTCACCGTGTTCGGCTTGAGCACGGCGCGCCACGACACCACCGACGGGATATTCAGTCGGCTGTACTCAGCCACCGGAAAGGGCGGCGCGTTGTTCGCCTCCTGATAGCGCCAGTGCGATCGGTCTTCCTCGGCACCGGTGTAGAACTGATGCTGCGGCCAGCCGTACCGGACGCGCATCTCGGCAATCGCATCGCCTCCCGTCTCGCGCCGCAGGTCGTGATGGGCATCGAACGGCAGGGCCGACACCAGCTCCAGCCGCACCACGCGCGCAAAGTGCTCCAGTGCGCGCAGGTTGGCGCCGTCGCTGAAGAGTGGTGTGGAGAGCCACCAGAGCGTGGCATCGACCGTATCGCGGATGGCACAGGGGAGTCCGTTGTAGACCTCGGCGTCGGCCGGCGGCAGCAGGAGCGTCGCATCGCGATACCGGCAGCGCGACTCCTGATCGAGCAGCGTCATGGCCGATCGGTAGGCGCGTTGTGCGGCGGGCCACTGGCCGGCCGAGTACGTCGCGTACGCGTGCAGCACGGCGCACCATGGAACCCGGCTCGGCGCGCACCGCTCCGTGGCGGCGAGCGCGCGCGTCGTATCGCCATTCTCGGTGAGCACGCGCGTGAGCTGGCTTGTCGCCCACGCGTCGTTCGGATCGGCCTGAGCCGCGCGATCCAGCGCCATGACGAGGTCATCCGAGAACGGCCACGCCTGCGCCGGGGCGCTGGTCATCTGCAGATGCCGCGGGCCGCTCAGCGGCGAGTCATCGAGCGTCGCCACGGCCCAGCTTGGGCACATGGCGGTCTTG
This genomic interval carries:
- a CDS encoding SDR family oxidoreductase → MPPAAPGSIHCGVTASDLTPHTDGAPDPLPAPAGPEFAAQLREVTAFLTRIAEQRALLVGVPAEDRHAFLEVVAEVFHPDPKARRSMVKAATRERKAAAAAKDDQVLNQTGIRELRRKPVFTTPNVYPPEPPPTAALPGQATVIDVAPADEVRVSRGDAVVPQHCYICKQKFTTVHHFYDQMCIPCGDFNYAKRTELADLRGRTFLLTGGRVKIGYQAGLKLLRAGARLLVTSRFPRDSAQRYAAEPDFAVWRDRLEIFGLDLRHTPSVEAFCQLLLQQESRLDGIINNACQTVRRPPAFYAHLMEGERAPIASLPDVVRALAPTAVVPAAVEPRAIGMSQAAALSQVPLLPEDELTSPALFPVGQLDQDLQQVDLRDRNSWRLLLAEVSSVELLEVQLVNAIAPFIINARLKPLMLRTPNRDKHIVNVSAMEGQFYRNNKTTRHPHTNMAKAALNMMTRTSAADYQQDGIHMNSVDTGWVTDEDVAELAARKVANHRFHPPLDIVDGAARIVDPIIDGMNTGVHRWGQFLKDYVPTDW
- a CDS encoding amidohydrolase family protein, which codes for MSRTRALASLMLALTCFARGTAAQAAPYDRVILHGTVMDPASGLSALRNVGIRRGRIAAVTAAPIRGRDTIDATGLVIAPGFIDVHAHGQTAETYRFQALDGVTSSFELEVGTADVAQWYAARAPGQRINYGVSIGHMKARMVELGDSGLVMPTGPGAYRVANDAEVARIMARVQRGLDEGGVDIGAGFTYTPAATPAELQALFAVAARNHVPVHVHTRNGVKGLSEALALARGAHASLHVVHINSAGYAETPAMLTMIADARKAGMDVTTEAYPYTAGMTEIQSATIQDSNRDAPDSVLQAMEWPRTGERLNRALFAKYTAIGGPVVIHRNTEPMVIAAITSPLTMIGSDAYWQDGTGHPRTTGTYSRILGRYVREQQVMPLMEALRKMTVMPAQRLEARVPAMRRKGRIAVGADADLTLFDPATVRDQSTYREPSLPPVGMRHVLVNGVPVVRDGRALDGVTPGRALRGPVRPPVPGRAAR
- the dacB gene encoding D-alanyl-D-alanine carboxypeptidase/D-alanyl-D-alanine-endopeptidase gives rise to the protein MRPLLCSLAGLLTAAPLLLAAQQAPAPDAAIRAVMDRPEFRHALWGVAFYDLDAKKLLAGVNTDRLFTPGSTTKLLTMGTALEALGPDHRFRTRIYRTGPIKDGVLLGDLVLRASGDPNLSGRVRDGNRYAFVDRDHSYGGMPLDSDPLTTIKALVQQVAKAGIRKISGEVIVDASLFPEGDRELGTRIVLSPMVVNDNVIDIVLRPGTRAGDPVQVEVSPKTSYLTVHATLTTADSGAPVAVRTVEDSTSPDRRVMIATGTIPRGAPVNARWAVASPRRFGEIVLTEALQAAGISAVPRLGARTSDARTFASVYTDSLMVAEHVSLPLTAEAVVLLKTSQNLHASNFPLLLPALTQAPAGRTGFDIARDWLQKEGLDTDGAQQGDGAGGDALFSPMFMVQYLAMIAKKPWAGAFHDALPILGRDGTLALIQVKSPGAGFVHAKTGTYSKYDALNRRALVTGKGLAGYVTTRSGRHLAIALYVNNLAVKQGDPTDVAGQALGEIASLAWERIK